From the Cryptomeria japonica chromosome 2, Sugi_1.0, whole genome shotgun sequence genome, one window contains:
- the LOC131050166 gene encoding uncharacterized protein LOC131050166 isoform X2: MVAAPFSVGIEQELLEADILLPSILPFKQLQMSEKYPKGHSRGRHWKHLKQILQAENYHLYPADEPNYLNVESPPSMYSAKKYCDITGFVKNVSQFRFFMEDVIILFKKNEIQASHSCFGICMLIVFRQRSKNKLFVGWEDQGDSNSREMMLRLKCEVEGL, translated from the exons ATGGTTGCAGCACCTTTTTCTGTTGGGATAGAGCAAGAACTCTTAGAAGCTGATATCTTATTGCCTTCCATTCTACCATTTAAGCAGCTACAGATGTCAGAGAAGTATCCAAAGGGGCATTCAAGGGGAAGACATTGGAAGCATTTAAAGCAAATACTTCAGGCCGAAAACTATCATCTATATCCTGCAGATGAACCAAATT ATTTAAATGTTGAATCTCCACCTTCCATGTACTCTGCAAAGAAGTACTGTGATATTACAGGGTTTGTG AAAAATGTTTCACAATTTAGATTTTTCATGGAAGACGTAATAATCTTATTCAAGAAAAATGAGATACAAGCATCGCATTCATGCTTCGGTATCTGTATGTTAATTGTCTTTCGACAAAGGTCAAAAAACAAGCTGTTTGTTGGATGGGAAGACCAAGGAGATTCCAACTCGAGAGAAATGATGCTCAGGCTGAAATGCGAAGTTGAAGGGTTATGA
- the LOC131050166 gene encoding uncharacterized protein LOC131050166 isoform X1, with protein sequence MAHIYQKGSSPYSKEMVAAPFSVGIEQELLEADILLPSILPFKQLQMSEKYPKGHSRGRHWKHLKQILQAENYHLYPADEPNYLNVESPPSMYSAKKYCDITGFVKNVSQFRFFMEDVIILFKKNEIQASHSCFGICMLIVFRQRSKNKLFVGWEDQGDSNSREMMLRLKCEVEGL encoded by the exons ATGGCTCACATTTATCAG AAAGGCAGTTCACCCTACTCTAAGGAGATGGTTGCAGCACCTTTTTCTGTTGGGATAGAGCAAGAACTCTTAGAAGCTGATATCTTATTGCCTTCCATTCTACCATTTAAGCAGCTACAGATGTCAGAGAAGTATCCAAAGGGGCATTCAAGGGGAAGACATTGGAAGCATTTAAAGCAAATACTTCAGGCCGAAAACTATCATCTATATCCTGCAGATGAACCAAATT ATTTAAATGTTGAATCTCCACCTTCCATGTACTCTGCAAAGAAGTACTGTGATATTACAGGGTTTGTG AAAAATGTTTCACAATTTAGATTTTTCATGGAAGACGTAATAATCTTATTCAAGAAAAATGAGATACAAGCATCGCATTCATGCTTCGGTATCTGTATGTTAATTGTCTTTCGACAAAGGTCAAAAAACAAGCTGTTTGTTGGATGGGAAGACCAAGGAGATTCCAACTCGAGAGAAATGATGCTCAGGCTGAAATGCGAAGTTGAAGGGTTATGA
- the LOC131050166 gene encoding protein EIN6 ENHANCER isoform X3, with product MAHIYQKGSSPYSKEMVAAPFSVGIEQELLEADILLPSILPFKQLQMSEKYPKGHSRGRHWKHLKQILQAENYHLYPADEPNYLNVESPPSMYSAKKYCDITGFVAPYTDPRTKLRYANIDVFKRIRYLSHDNIQGYLGLRNAAVVLK from the exons ATGGCTCACATTTATCAG AAAGGCAGTTCACCCTACTCTAAGGAGATGGTTGCAGCACCTTTTTCTGTTGGGATAGAGCAAGAACTCTTAGAAGCTGATATCTTATTGCCTTCCATTCTACCATTTAAGCAGCTACAGATGTCAGAGAAGTATCCAAAGGGGCATTCAAGGGGAAGACATTGGAAGCATTTAAAGCAAATACTTCAGGCCGAAAACTATCATCTATATCCTGCAGATGAACCAAATT ATTTAAATGTTGAATCTCCACCTTCCATGTACTCTGCAAAGAAGTACTGTGATATTACAGGGTTTGTG GCACCATATACAGATCCTAGAACCAAACTTCGTTATGCCAATATTGATGTTTTCAAGCGTATACGATACCTTTCCCATGATAATATTCAAGGGTATTTGGGTCTTAGAAACGCTGCTGTTGTACTGAAATAG